GCTGTATTTGTGCAGATTCGACGTTTGACATTTAGCTCCTTAGGTAACTTCTCTATTATATTTAAATTCTTTATAAAGTAAAGTTTTTTATTTTGGTGGGCGTGATTACTTGGGTTGGATAAACACTTGTAGTAGCAAAGTCGCTGTTTAAAGTTTCTTCAACCAAGTGTGACCAGGATGTACTTTGTCGAGAGATTCTTTCAGCCAACGTCGTGAATTGTCGTTTAGTTTTTCTCGGCAATTGTCAAAATCAAGCTTATCTTTTTCACGTAATGATTTGGCCTTAAAAAGAAGAACTATTTCTGGTTTTAAAAAAGGAATTCCTTCTTTGCTAATCATACCCATTTCTTCGACATTCATAGTAATACTTTCATCACGTTTGAATAACCAGTTCTCGTTCTGCGTTCGATTGGTCAACATTTCAAATGACCACGGCGAACTTACAGATGGACGACACCAAAGCACTTCCCTATTTATTGGCAAGGGTTCAGAAATTAAAAGCGGTTTATCTTCTAATTTATTCGCGCCCATGCCAGGCCACAATTCCCAACTGGAAAGATATAATCTAAAATCTTTTTCATCTCTCCTAAGTATGGCAATATCTACGTCTTCATGTTCTCGAGTTATTTCGCCTAAAAATAAATCAATAGCCCAACCGCCAGCCACCCACCAAGGTTTTGTTTGCTGGGCAAAAAGTTGTTGTACCTGTGCGAGAGAGTAGTTAACCTTCATTTTTAACCTTAATTTCTTAATTTGACGAAGCCCCAACTCTAGACAAATCATATACTCGTGGGAGCTCTTTGAATCCAGCAGATTTATATGTTGCTACAGCAGCAACATTTGAACTTATCGTACATACAATTGCACTTGAGGATCCCAGCTTTTTAAGCACTTCGAGGCAAGCTAAGGTAACTTCTTTTCCGTAACCCTTACCTCTATGGTTTTGATGGACACCCAAGGGTTCTATCAGCCCAGGCCTACCTTGGCCTGCTGACCAAACTGTTGCAGTAGCAACTGCATTTTTAGAATCATCATATACAAGTAGACATCGAGCATCATCATAGGTTGGAGAGTTTGCCATGGCATGCCATTTTTCTTTTGTAAAGGTAGACCCAACAAAGGACGCGCGTTGAACAGCACATCTAGTATCAACATTTTCAGATCCAACTATTTCAACATGTAGTTTGGATTTCTCAATTGGTTGTGAAAGATCAAAATTTAGAGGTGTCCATGGATCATCTGTTTGCCATCCCCTGTCGATAAGGATTTTATTTAGCAAATCGCCAGTTCTCGCTTCAACGAATACTTCACCTTTTGGCAGGATTCCATGATCAGGTTGTGAGATATCTTCAGCCATCTGTTGTGCAAGTTCGAGATCATTTTGTGCTTGTGGAGCTATGGCTAAACGCAATAAGTTTGCACCGTCCAATAGCCCAATAGCTACTATCTCTCCGTCGCGGAACCAGTTTCGGATTGCATTGGTTGTGGCTTTTTGACCATTTCTTGTGTACCAACCTATATCACCAGGATGTAGTTGTACTCTGCTTTCATCTTTTTGCCATTTTCGAAGAGCTTGCAAACTTTCATTCAAATCAATTGACATAATTATTAAAGATTAG
This sequence is a window from Acidimicrobiia bacterium. Protein-coding genes within it:
- a CDS encoding aminoglycoside adenylyltransferase; the encoded protein is MKVNYSLAQVQQLFAQQTKPWWVAGGWAIDLFLGEITREHEDVDIAILRRDEKDFRLYLSSWELWPGMGANKLEDKPLLISEPLPINREVLWCRPSVSSPWSFEMLTNRTQNENWLFKRDESITMNVEEMGMISKEGIPFLKPEIVLLFKAKSLREKDKLDFDNCREKLNDNSRRWLKESLDKVHPGHTWLKKL
- a CDS encoding GNAT family N-acetyltransferase — protein: MSIDLNESLQALRKWQKDESRVQLHPGDIGWYTRNGQKATTNAIRNWFRDGEIVAIGLLDGANLLRLAIAPQAQNDLELAQQMAEDISQPDHGILPKGEVFVEARTGDLLNKILIDRGWQTDDPWTPLNFDLSQPIEKSKLHVEIVGSENVDTRCAVQRASFVGSTFTKEKWHAMANSPTYDDARCLLVYDDSKNAVATATVWSAGQGRPGLIEPLGVHQNHRGKGYGKEVTLACLEVLKKLGSSSAIVCTISSNVAAVATYKSAGFKELPRVYDLSRVGASSN